The sequence GCGGCACGGTTCGCAACCCGGGGCAGCTCGCCACCCAGTACGCGGCCTGCCGGTCCAACGTGACCGGGACGAGGACGCTCATCAACACGAAGTACTGCATCACCGGCTGCGACCCCCTCTAGTAATCACCGCACGTCTCGGGGAGTTGTTCCCGTGCCTGTCCGGCCTCAAGCTTTCGTCACAGGCCGCCATGGAACCCATCCCCGAAGCACAGCGTGAGGCTCTGGAGGCGCAGTATCAGCGCCTCGGCATTCGGGCGGCGGACATCTCCGGTTCGCACGCCTGGTTGCCCTGCCAGCCAACATCCACGTTGTTCGAGTGGTTCGCAGCCCATCCCGCGTCTCCTGCCCGCGCCGCGCCGGCCGACGTGAAGTAGACTCCCGCGCATCGTGTCCCTCATGGAGAACGCATCGCCCCGAGAATGGCGACGGTGGGCGTGGCTGGCTTTGGTGTGGACCGCGCCAGCGACCTTCGCCGCCCTGGAGACGTACTTCTTCAGCCGCCTCGGCTCCCAGCCGCTGCCCCTGTGGCGGGCCTTCGCCTCGCAGGTTCCGGCCTGGTACGTGTGGCTGCCCGCCACGCCCGCGCTCGTCCACCTGTCGCGCCGGCTGCGCCTGGGGCTCCCGCTGAAGGCCCGTGCCGTGGCAGGGCACCTGGCCGCGTGCATCGGCGTGGGGGGCGTCTTCGCGCTCGTCTACACGCTGTGCCACGGGGCGTTCATGCCGCCCATGCCCAACATGCCGCCGCTGCCCCTGGTGGTGCTGCGCTATTGGCTGGGCTGGATGCCGATGATGGCCATGACGTACGCGGCCGTGGTCGGCGTGGCGTACGCGGTGGACTCGCAGCGGCGGGCGCGGGAGAACGAGCGGCAGGCCGCGGCGCTCTCCGTGCAGCTCGCCGAGGCCCGCCTGCAAGCCCTGCAGACGCAGCTCCACCCACACTTCCTCTTCAACACGCTCAACGCCATCGTCGTGCTGGTGCGCGAGCGGGAGACGGACACCGCCGCCCGGATGCTGGTGCTGCTCAGCGACATCCTCCGCCGGCTGCTCCAGCAGGGCGCCACGCAAGAGGTTCCCCTGCGCGATGAGGTCGCCGTGCTGTCGCGCTACCTGGAGATTCAGCAGCTCCGCTTCCAGGACCGGCTGCGTGTGGACTGGGACGTGGACGCCGCCGTGCTCGACGCTCGCGTGCCGAACCTGGTGCTCCAGCCGCTCGTCGAGAACGCCATCCGCCATGGCGTGTCCATGCGCTCGGCGGCGGGTGCGCTGCGCAT comes from Pyxidicoccus parkwaysis and encodes:
- a CDS encoding sensor histidine kinase codes for the protein MWTAPATFAALETYFFSRLGSQPLPLWRAFASQVPAWYVWLPATPALVHLSRRLRLGLPLKARAVAGHLAACIGVGGVFALVYTLCHGAFMPPMPNMPPLPLVVLRYWLGWMPMMAMTYAAVVGVAYAVDSQRRARENERQAAALSVQLAEARLQALQTQLHPHFLFNTLNAIVVLVRERETDTAARMLVLLSDILRRLLQQGATQEVPLRDEVAVLSRYLEIQQLRFQDRLRVDWDVDAAVLDARVPNLVLQPLVENAIRHGVSMRSAAGALRIRARRQGDVLELAVTDDGPGLPVGFDLERSPGIGLSNTRARLAQLYGDAGRVSVASSPEGTGTVATVLLPLRATAVEERARG